The Musa acuminata AAA Group cultivar baxijiao chromosome BXJ2-2, Cavendish_Baxijiao_AAA, whole genome shotgun sequence genome has a segment encoding these proteins:
- the LOC135605031 gene encoding laccase-4-like: protein MGSFPCPSSVLIEALVVSSIVLLALPADVVQAQQNGIVRHYKFDIQMADVTRLCYTKSIITVNGQYPGPTIFARDGDRVIVNVENHVRDNVTIHWHGVRQLRSGWADGPAYVTQCPIQSGQSYVYNFTIVGQRGTLFWHAHISWLRTTLHGAIIILPELGVPYPFIEPYKEVPVIFGEWWKADTEVVISQALENGGEPNISDAFTINGRPGPLYNCSVKDTFKLMVRPGKSYLLRLINAALNDELFFSIANHTVTVVEVDAGYVKPFEADTILISPGQTMNVLLDAKPNYPNAIFSMSARPYSTGSGTFDNTTVAAILKYRNPSNSSSAGFSKELALYIPALPAFNDTSFAANFTGKLRSLATAQYPANVPQTVDRRFFFTVGLGTDPCPTNQTCQGPNGTKFSSTVNNISFTEPTTALLQAHFFGQSEGVYTPDFPAFPLMPFDYTGTPPNNTNVSHGTKLLVLPFNTSVELVMQDTSILGTESHPLHLHGYNFFVVGEGFGNFDPASDPAEFNLVDPVERNTVGVPDGGWVAIRFLADNPGVWFMHCHIEIHLSWGLTMAWLVLDGALPNQKLPPPPSDLPKC from the exons ATGGGTTCCTTCCCATGTCCGTCGTCTGTTCTCATCGAGGCCTTGGTTGTCTCATCCATCGTGTTGCTTGCGCTTCCAGCTGATGTTGTACAAGCCCAGCAAAATGGCATAGTTAGACACTACAAGTTTGAC ATACAAATGGCAGATGTGACTCGCCTGTGCTATACAAAGAGCATCATCACCGTCAACGGGCAGTACCCGGGGCCTACGATCTTCGCCAGAGATGGCGACCGGGTCATCGTCAATGTGGAGAACCATGTGCGAGACAATGTCACCATTCATTG GCATGGAGTCCGGCAACTGCGCAGCGGCTGGGCGGACGGGCCGGCGTACGTGACCCAGTGCCCGATCCAGAGCGGACAAAGCTACGTTTACAACTTCACCATCGTGGGACAGAGAGGCACTCTGTTCTGGCACGCCCACATCTCATGGCTTAGAACGACCCTCCATGGCGCCATCATCATCCTCCCCGAGCTCGGTGTTCCCTATCCATTCATCGAACCCTATAAAGAAGTCCCTGTCATCTTTG GGGAGTGGTGGAAGGCTGATACAGAGGTTGTCATTAGTCAGGCACTTGAGAATGGTGGAGAGCCAAATATTTCGGATGCCTTCACCATCAACGGACGCCCTGGTCCTCTCTACAACTGTTCGGTTAAAG ATACATTCAAACTCATGGTGAGGCCAGGAAAGTCGTACCTCCTTCGCTTGATCAACGCTGCACTCAACGATGAGCTTTTCTTCAGCATCGCCAACCACACCGTCACCGTTGTCGAGGTCGATGCCGGCTACGTCAAGCCCTTCGAAGCCGACACCATCCTCATATCGCCGGGCCAGACGATGAACGTTCTGCTCGACGCCAAACCTAATTACCCCAATGCCATTTTCTCCATGAGTGCCAGGCCCTACTCTACTGGATCCGGCACCTTCGACAACACCACCGTCGCAGCCATCCTCAAGTACCGCAACCCCAGCAATTCGTCTTCTGCTGGTTTTAGCAAGGAGCTCGCCCTCTATATACCAGCCCTTCCGGCGTTTAACGACACATCCTTCGCCGCAAACTTCACCGGCAAGTTACGTAGTCTGGCGACGGCTCAATATCCGGCCAACGTACCGCAGACCGTCGACCGACGCTTCTTCTTCACCGTCGGGCTCGGCACGGACCCGTGCCCGACAAACCAGACGTGCCAGGGACCAAACGGCACCAAGTTCTCTTCCACCGTCAACAACATCTCCTTCACAGAACCAACGACGGCTCTCCTCCAGGCGCACTTCTTCGGGCAGTCGGAGGGCGTGTACACGCCGGACTTCCCCGCCTTCCCACTCATGCCGTTCGACTACACCGGAACTCCGCCGAACAACACGAACGTGAGCCATGGGACCAAGCTGTTGGTGCTTCCCTTCAACACCAGCGTCGAGTTGGTGATGCAGGACACTAGCATTCTGGGGACGGAGAGCCACCCGCTGCACCTCCATGGCTACAACTTCTTCGTGGTAGGGGAAGGGTTCGGCAACTTCGATCCGGCGAGCGACCCGGCCGAGTTCAACCTGGTGGATCCGGTGGAGAGGAACACCGTCGGGGTGCCGGACGGCGGCTGGGTGGCCATTAGATTCTTGGCGGACAACCCAG GCGTGTGGTTCATGCACTGTCACATCGAGATCCACTTGAGTTGGGGTTTGACGATGGCGTGGCTGGTCTTGGACGGAGCACTTCCCAACCAGAAGTTGCCACCTCCGCCTTCGGATCTCCCGAAATGCTAG